The following coding sequences are from one Pseudomonadota bacterium window:
- a CDS encoding sulfurtransferase: MTYAKPDALVSAEWLAGRLEDDGVRVIDVTYFHPSLKRDAKAEYRAKHIQGAVHFDIDDIKQPGDPRPHMLPKPELFALKVGALGIGNRHRVICYDSLGLQSAARAWWMFRIFGHDNVAVLDGGLVNWLAEQRPVTDREEQPKPESFRARFRPELVKALEQIRSNMAEKAFQLVDARAAGRFKGVEPELWPGRPGHIPGSLNLPYPDILEPRLKTMLPADALKAKFKAAGVDLAKPITVTCGSGVTACIPALAAYLLGHGDAAIYDGSWSEWGLRTDTPAETG; encoded by the coding sequence ATGACCTATGCCAAGCCCGATGCGTTGGTGAGCGCGGAATGGCTCGCCGGCCGTCTCGAGGATGACGGGGTGCGCGTCATCGACGTCACCTACTTTCACCCCTCCTTGAAGCGCGACGCCAAGGCCGAGTACCGCGCCAAGCACATCCAGGGAGCGGTGCATTTCGACATCGACGACATCAAGCAACCGGGCGATCCGCGCCCGCACATGCTGCCCAAGCCGGAGCTGTTCGCCCTCAAGGTGGGAGCGCTCGGGATCGGCAATCGGCACCGGGTGATCTGCTACGACAGCCTCGGCCTGCAAAGCGCCGCCCGGGCCTGGTGGATGTTCCGCATCTTCGGGCACGACAATGTGGCGGTGCTGGATGGCGGGCTGGTCAATTGGCTGGCCGAGCAGCGTCCGGTCACCGACCGCGAGGAGCAGCCCAAGCCGGAGAGCTTCCGCGCCCGCTTCCGGCCCGAGCTGGTGAAGGCCCTGGAGCAGATCCGCAGCAACATGGCCGAGAAGGCGTTCCAGCTCGTCGATGCGCGCGCCGCCGGGCGGTTCAAGGGCGTCGAGCCCGAGCTCTGGCCCGGTCGTCCCGGACACATCCCGGGCTCGCTCAACCTGCCCTACCCCGACATTCTCGAGCCCAGGCTCAAGACCATGCTGCCGGCGGACGCGCTCAAGGCGAAGTTCAAGGCGGCGGGCGTGGATCTGGCAAAGCCGATCACCGTCACCTGCGGCTCCGGGGTGACTGCCTGCATCCCGGCACTGGCCGCCTATCTCCTCGGCCATGGCGATGCCGCCATCTATGACGGCTCCTGGTCCGAATGGGGCCTTAGGACCGACACGCCGGCGGAGACCGGCTGA